From one Dermacentor variabilis isolate Ectoservices chromosome 3, ASM5094787v1, whole genome shotgun sequence genomic stretch:
- the ari-1 gene encoding E3 ubiquitin-protein ligase ariadne-1 isoform X1, producing MDSEDDNMYNTDSGNESSGEEDDGLSIGLEPEPTTAKEKMEIEDFPFEVLTTEDIVQHMVNCISDVNNIVEIPPTTTRILLNHFKWDMEKLYERYYDGDQERLFKEAHVVNPYKKPAKSQKKRQVSSAAHGMEDCEICLRDLPSSMMTGLACDHRFCTECWNFYLTTKIMEEGMGQTISCAAHGCDILVDDQTVMKLLSDPKVKLKYQHLITNSFVECNRLLRWCPQPECNNAIKVQYVDTQPVTCSCGHTFCFACGENWHDPVKCHLLKKWQKKCDDDSETSNWIAANTKECPRCSVTIEKDGGCNHMVCKNQNCKADFCWVCLGPWEPHGSSWYNCNRYDEEEARAARDAQERSRAALQRYLFYCNRYLNHMQSLKFEHKLYAAVKEKMEEMQQHNMSWIEVQFLKKAVDVLCQCRQTLMYTYVFAYYLRKNNQSVIFEDNQRDLESATEKLSEYLERDITQANLLDIKQKVQDKYRYCESRRRVLLEHVHEGYERDWWEYTE from the exons AAGACTTTCCTTTTGAAGTTCTCACAACCGAGGATATTGTGCAGCACATGGTTAACTGTATCAGTGACGTTAACAATATTGTCGAG ATCCCGCCCACCACGACTCGGATCCTCCTGAACCATTTCAAATGGGACATGGAAAAGCTGTACGAAAG GTACTATGATGGTGATCAGGAGCGGCTTTTTAAAGAAGCGCATGTGGTAAATCCATACAAAAAGCCTGCCAAATCACAGAAG aagagacaAGTTTCTTCGGCAGCCCATGGCATGGAAGACTGTGAAATTTGCCTGCGCGACCTTCCCAGCTCG ATGATGACTGGGTTAGCCTGTGACCACCGGTTCTGCACCGAGTGTTGGAACTTCTACCTGACCACCAAAATTATGGAGGAGGGCATGGGCCAGACGATCTCATGTGCCGCCCACGGCTGCGACATCCTTGTGGACGACCAGACAGTAATGAAGTTGCTGTCAGACCCCAaggtgaagctcaaataccagcACCTCATCACCAACAGCTTCGTTGAG TGTAACCGGTTGTTGCGGTGGTGTCCTCAACCTGAGTGCAACAACGCCATCAAGGTGCAGTATGTGGATACACAGCCAGTCACGTGCTCATGTGGCCACACCTTTTG TTTCGCTTGCGGTGAAAACTGGCATGACCCTGTCAAGTGCCACCTGCTCAAGAAGTGGCAGAAAAAGTGTGACGACGACAGTGAAACGTCCAACTGGATAGCAGCAAACACCAAG GAGTGCCCGCGGTGCAGCGTGACTATCGAGAAGGACGGTGGCTGTAACCACATGGTGTGCAAGAACCAAAATTGCAAGGCTGACTTCTGCTGGGTCTGCCTGGGTCCCTGGGAGCCACACGGCTCATCGTGGTACAACTGCAACCGCTACGACGAGGAGGAGGCACGCGCAGCGCGGGACGCACAGGAGCGGTCGCGGGCGGCACTACAGCGCTACCTCTTCTACTGCAACCGCTACCTGAACCACATGCAGAGCCTCAAGTTTGAACACAAGCTGTATGCGGCCGTCAAGGAGAAAATGGAGGAGATGCAGCAGCACAACATGTCCTGGATCGAGGTGCAGTTCCTCAAGAAGGCAGTAGACGTGCTGTGCCAGTGTCGTCAGACACTCATGTACACCTACGTGTTCGCATACTACTTGCGCAAGAACAACCAGTCTGTTATATTTGAG GACAATCAACGGGACCTGGAGAGTGCCACCGAAAAATTGTCCGAGTACCTGGAGCGGGACATAACACAGGCTAACCTTCTTGACATCAAGCAGAAAGTGCAGGACAAGTACAG GTACTGCGAGAGCCGGCGGCGGGTCCTGCTGGAGCATGTGCATGAGGGTTATGAGCGGGACTGGTGGGAGTATACAGAGTGA
- the ari-1 gene encoding E3 ubiquitin-protein ligase ariadne-1 isoform X2 — MEKLYERYYDGDQERLFKEAHVVNPYKKPAKSQKKRQVSSAAHGMEDCEICLRDLPSSMMTGLACDHRFCTECWNFYLTTKIMEEGMGQTISCAAHGCDILVDDQTVMKLLSDPKVKLKYQHLITNSFVECNRLLRWCPQPECNNAIKVQYVDTQPVTCSCGHTFCFACGENWHDPVKCHLLKKWQKKCDDDSETSNWIAANTKECPRCSVTIEKDGGCNHMVCKNQNCKADFCWVCLGPWEPHGSSWYNCNRYDEEEARAARDAQERSRAALQRYLFYCNRYLNHMQSLKFEHKLYAAVKEKMEEMQQHNMSWIEVQFLKKAVDVLCQCRQTLMYTYVFAYYLRKNNQSVIFEDNQRDLESATEKLSEYLERDITQANLLDIKQKVQDKYRYCESRRRVLLEHVHEGYERDWWEYTE; from the exons ATGGAAAAGCTGTACGAAAG GTACTATGATGGTGATCAGGAGCGGCTTTTTAAAGAAGCGCATGTGGTAAATCCATACAAAAAGCCTGCCAAATCACAGAAG aagagacaAGTTTCTTCGGCAGCCCATGGCATGGAAGACTGTGAAATTTGCCTGCGCGACCTTCCCAGCTCG ATGATGACTGGGTTAGCCTGTGACCACCGGTTCTGCACCGAGTGTTGGAACTTCTACCTGACCACCAAAATTATGGAGGAGGGCATGGGCCAGACGATCTCATGTGCCGCCCACGGCTGCGACATCCTTGTGGACGACCAGACAGTAATGAAGTTGCTGTCAGACCCCAaggtgaagctcaaataccagcACCTCATCACCAACAGCTTCGTTGAG TGTAACCGGTTGTTGCGGTGGTGTCCTCAACCTGAGTGCAACAACGCCATCAAGGTGCAGTATGTGGATACACAGCCAGTCACGTGCTCATGTGGCCACACCTTTTG TTTCGCTTGCGGTGAAAACTGGCATGACCCTGTCAAGTGCCACCTGCTCAAGAAGTGGCAGAAAAAGTGTGACGACGACAGTGAAACGTCCAACTGGATAGCAGCAAACACCAAG GAGTGCCCGCGGTGCAGCGTGACTATCGAGAAGGACGGTGGCTGTAACCACATGGTGTGCAAGAACCAAAATTGCAAGGCTGACTTCTGCTGGGTCTGCCTGGGTCCCTGGGAGCCACACGGCTCATCGTGGTACAACTGCAACCGCTACGACGAGGAGGAGGCACGCGCAGCGCGGGACGCACAGGAGCGGTCGCGGGCGGCACTACAGCGCTACCTCTTCTACTGCAACCGCTACCTGAACCACATGCAGAGCCTCAAGTTTGAACACAAGCTGTATGCGGCCGTCAAGGAGAAAATGGAGGAGATGCAGCAGCACAACATGTCCTGGATCGAGGTGCAGTTCCTCAAGAAGGCAGTAGACGTGCTGTGCCAGTGTCGTCAGACACTCATGTACACCTACGTGTTCGCATACTACTTGCGCAAGAACAACCAGTCTGTTATATTTGAG GACAATCAACGGGACCTGGAGAGTGCCACCGAAAAATTGTCCGAGTACCTGGAGCGGGACATAACACAGGCTAACCTTCTTGACATCAAGCAGAAAGTGCAGGACAAGTACAG GTACTGCGAGAGCCGGCGGCGGGTCCTGCTGGAGCATGTGCATGAGGGTTATGAGCGGGACTGGTGGGAGTATACAGAGTGA